The stretch of DNA ATGGTTTTATGCGCCAAGCATAGGTGCTGTTAAGGTTTAAAGAATTCACTAAAATATTATAAGAAGTTCCCGAAACGGTCAATTTAGCAATTGGACTAGTCGTATTCGCAGCAATTCCTCCAATCGTATTAAAGATTTCAAGGTAATAACTTGTAGCCCCAGGAACAGGATTCCAAGACAAAGTTACAAACCCACCTGATGCAGCAATTGTTTGTCCAGCCAATGGGCTAATTGGAGAAAATTGAGCTCCGCTCAAGCTAGTTGCCGTAGAAGCTGGTGCCGAAAAATTAGTCCAATTTCTAGAAATAATATCTGCCAAAACAGCATTCTGTTGATCGTTTGTAAACGTTCTTCGGCAAACATAAGCGAAATAAGACATGAGATTAGAATCGCTAGGAGAAATAATAATACTATCTGGATCTCTAGCCACTAAGCCAGTAGCAGAATAAGGGCAAGATTCTCTAGTTGTATAATAATCTGCTGGCGTATCACAAAAACCATCTGCTGCGGTATTACAATTGGCAGTAGGCCCAGTACGAGCCTCGTATTCTACCAGTTTACCTCCGATATAAACAGGTGCTTTTGTTCCTCCATACAATGCTTGGTAATCTTTATTTTCCCAGCCATAAAACGTATGTGGTAGCGTAAAAAAGTGCCCAATTTCATGAGAACAAGTATTCGTTGTAGCACTAACTTGTGCATTCAACATAAATACAAAATCGTTGATACCTCCAGAATAAAAACTAGCTCTTGGATTGTTCACCGATCTTCCTACGTAGATATTCAGTGTATTCGGAACTTTATTGTTGCGCATGGCCATTTTAGCACCATTCGAAAAGGCGTTATCGTGTATCGACTGCAAATCTAGATAAGTAATAGGGCTGTTTAAATAAAACTGAATATTCTGACTCGCATAATCATTATTTAGGTCACAAAACATTGCATAAATACTCAGTTCACTAGTATATCCATTTCCATTATCATCTCCAACATTACGAATGGTAACAGGAATCCAAGTAATGGTACGACGCTGTTGAAGGGCTTCAATAGCATTAGGGTGAACTGTTGCCCGATTATCCAACATTCGTTGTTTAACGATTCCTCCTTCTATTAAGTCAAGCCCGCATTCTAAAGAGTGTTGAACCTGCCCTTGCAAAGTTTTTCCGATGCATAAAATAGTCAAAATGCCAAAAAGTACTGCTTTCATAATTGTTTTTTCCGCTTTATAATTAGATGGTTTTAGGATTTTTAGCCCCCCTTTTTATTTTTCGTTCTTTGACAACTCTGCCACGACCACGTAGCCCCCAACTTGCTGGCTCACGAGTGATTACGGCGTATCTAAGCTAATCGTGTAGAAATTTTAATTAACAGGCTTAATTATGCCATTTGGGCATTAGATTTTAGAAATTGGGAATAAGAAACGATTAGAGTTTTTAACTATTTAGGGTAGAAAACCGATTAGACCTACAATATCCTATATTTTATACGCTACTGCAAGATCTTTTAATATCTAGTGAACAGTTCTAATGCTAAGAAACACCCTCCCATAAGCCATGGAGGATGTTTCTTAATAATATTTAATCTATAGTTCTTTATTGTTATCGTTGAATCACAAATTTTTGTTGCACCGCCCCTCGCTCAGTAGCTACAACCGCAACATACATTCCATTAGGAATATCCCCTGCTGGAATTTGGATCAGGTTATCTCCTTGATGAATGGTTTGTTTGGTTATTGCAATCATTTCTTTGCCATTCATCGCATAAATGCGAATTGACCCGACTAGTTCCTCCGCAGTATAAATGGCCAAAGGAATATCAGTAGCTGTAATTGGATTGTTGTTAACTTTTAAATTCATTTGCTTTTCAATAGACAAATCTTTTATAGCAGTTGTTGTATTGGTCTCAAATTTATTAAACGCAGAAACAGCCGCACAAGTTGAATATTGATTTAAAGCCTTTACTCTCCAAGCATAATGCGTCCCAACGGTTAAACCAGCCGTAGACAAATCATAATGACTATTTCCACTTGTCACCAAGCCTTTAAAAATCACATTGGTATAATCTGGCACCCAAAACCCTGGTAATTTAGTTCCATAAACTTCCAAATAATACCAAGTTGCTCCAGGAACGTTAGACCAATCTAAACGAAGCGTAGATCCAGCAATAGAGGCCAAGCCATTGTTCATTGGTGCAGTTGCAGATGCTACTCCTGTGACAGTTGCACTGCTAGGAGGCGTTGTTGATACCCAAGTGGTAGCAGCAACATCTACAGCAATGGCTGTTTTTTGTTCTTGTGAGAACCCCGTTTGACACATATCATTATAATAAGACATGATATTTCCCTCATCAGGGTCTAGCGTTGCTCCAGTAGTATCTAGCGTTGCAGGCGTAAAATTACAGATTTGGATAGCAGCAGTAGAATGATAATCGGCCTCCGTATCACAGAATCCATCCGCAGCAACGGCACAGTTGGCTCCTGCCCCTCTAGTCACCAACTCGGTATATTCCCCATTAACCATAATAGGGGCACGAACACCATTGTATAAGACCTCTGCATCTTCTCCTTCCCAACCATAAAACGTATGTGGAATTTGAAAATAATGAGCGATTTCGTGCGCTTCTGTTTTTGCTGTGCTAGACAACATCGGTTGTTGTAAAAACACAAAATCTCCATTCGGATCGTAATAACTCAAATACCCCGAAGCAGGATAATAGGTAGATCGACCAATATAAATGTTTAAAGTATTGGGAACCTTTTGTTGCTGCATTTCTAGTTTTGCTTGAAATGTATTTGAGTTAGCATCCAAAGCATTAGAAGTCATATTGATAATTTGACCATAAATATAAAATTGAATATTTTGATCTGCATAAATCGCATTTAAACCACAGATAGAGTTTAGGATAACATCTACCTCCGTTCTTCCTTCTCCCGAAGTATTGGCAGCATTATGAATGGTTATAGGCACATAAGTTGTCGTTCTAGAAGCCATCAAACCAGCCACTTCTTGTCTAGAATACAACTGGCGATTGTTCATTAAATGTTGCTTAATCATTGCTCCTTCCGCAAGCCCTACCCCACATTTAAATTGTTCCTGCGCTTGCAAAAACATGGTACACAAAAGGGCAATGGCACATGATATGAGTACTTTTTTCATACTGTTTTGTTTTGAATTTTGGTAATGGTCTATACATCATAACCTTACTGTTCCGACTGAATAAGAAAAAGAGTTGTTGTTTTTATCAATAGTTTTAAGTTGTATATTTCAAAAAAACATACAACTATTCTATTTTAATATTTTCCTTATACTACTGAGGGACAACCAATTAAGAGTTATAAATATACTAAATAGCTCAAGATTAAGAAAAAAAGAGCATTCTTTTTCATCTAAAGTGAAAAAATATAGACTTCGTGAGGGATAAAATTGATGTGGAATACCTACCAAAAATAAGTAATTCTAAGAGAGCATGCAAGTAATTGGCTTGTTTTGACAAAAGTTATTTGATTTCTTTTACAAAAAAAGAGGATACCCTTCTTTGAGGCATCCTCTAATTTATGCGTTTCTGCAATAGCTATTTTGTCAACGGCTATCGTTGTAATATTATTTTTTGTTGTAACTGTCCTCTTTCTGTGAATAAAACGGCAATATACATTCCATTTGCTAAGCCATCAGCGGGCAACTGAACCAAGCTCTCGCCCTCATTAATTAGTTGCTTCGTCAAATCCAACGCTATTCTACCATCCATTCCATAAATTCTAATTGATCCAATCACCTCCTCTGCTGAGTAAATAGACAAAGGAATAAAAGAAGTAGTAATTGGATTTGAATTTACAGTAAATGTCATTTGCTTTTCAATTGGCAAGTCTTTTAGGTTGGTTGCAACAGAAGTTACTGCCTCAAAAGCAGAATAACTAGAAACGGTAGCACAAGTAGATACCGAATTTAGCGCTTTTACACGCCAAGCATAACGGCTACCAACCACCAAATCATCTGTTGGCAAATCAAAATAAGGATTCGCAGAATAAATAATTCCCTGATGAATAGGGCTATTGGTATTGGGTACCCACAAACCAAAAAACTGCATGGTATAAACCTCTAAATAATACATTGTTGCCCCTGTTACAGGCGTCCATTCTAAACGCACGGTGCTATTATTGATGTCTCCCAATTGTCCATTGTTTAGGGGAGAAACTGCTGTAGGTATCCCTGTTACTGTTGCCGTATTGGTGGGCGTATTGGTTACCCAAGTACGACTTGCAATGTCCATTGCAATAGCATTCTTTTGTTCTGTCGAAAAATTAGTTACACAAGCATCAAAAGCATAAGACATAATATTCGATTCATCTGGATCGATTGCATTCCCATTAGGATCACTAACCGTTGGGATATAAGGGCAGTTTTTTCGATCAGAATAATAATCGGCTGGCGTATCGCAAAACTTGTCAGCAGTTGTATGGCAATTCGCCAAAGGTCCTGTGCGATCAGCACGTTCTATCCAAGAAAATTGTGGCACATTCTGTCCCCCATAAAGTGCTTCAACATCCTTGTTTTCCCATCCATAAAAGGTATGAGGCAGCGTAAAAAAGTGCCCAATTTCGTGCGCTTCTGTTTTAGCTTCACTGGTCAACATTTGCTTGAGTAAAAAAACAAAGTCACCAAACCCATCGTACCAACTCGCTACAGGGTTATTAATAGAAGACCCAATAATTAGATTCAAGGTATTTGGCACTCGATAAGTCAACATATGCCCACGAGCCGTTGGAGTTCCTGCATTGTTATAAATATAGGTACTCTCTCGATTTCGAATCGTTCCATGAATAAAAAACTGTACATTCTGATCTGCGTAAATTGCATTTAGACCACATAAAAAACCTAATATAGTCTGTTCACTGGTTCGACCTATTCCACTCGTATCTGCTACATTAGTGATGGTTAACGGAATGTAAGTTATACTGCGCTTACTGGTTAGGTCTTGCACTTCCTGCCTAGTAAACAACTGGCGATTGTCCATTAAACGTTGCTCTATTAGAGCTGCTGTCTGTGGATTAATGCCACATTTAAAATCATTATTAGTAGGAATAGTGGGGATTTGAGCTTTAGATAAAAATGGAGTTAGTAGTGTGACGAGCAATACTAGTTTTTTCAAGTTCATAACTGACCTTTTTCGTTGTTTTTTGTAATAGATAGAAGTTACTTGCAATTAACTTCTGTTGTAATTTATAATTTGCACGCTCGAATTTAATCATTATAAACTCCCAACACTACATTATTCTTAATTATTTCTTTTTTTTTACAAAAGCATGTCATAAATTTTGAAAAAACAACATTAACGATATAAAAATTTACAATTCTTATTTTTTCACCAATAAAGGCTTAATCCCCTTACCCTTATTAACTTATTTATTTTTATATTTTTCATAAAAGCGCCTAAACTTCTCTAAATCGTCAACATTCATCCAATCTACCCCTTCATCCAATAATTGTTTCCAGACCAAATTATGATTGGGCATTCCCCAAAAGCGCAACTTACGTCTACTTATATGTACGCTTTTAACAATACTCCGTAGTAATTTTAATTCATCCGCAGGCATGTTCCCCCGCCCTCTCCACTTAAATAAGCTCCCATAACGAATACTAATTCGTGGAGCGATTTGAGCCGTTCTTAAACTATCTTTTAGATCTCCCAAACCTCCATCAATCAACATATAGCGTACCGAATCTTGTAACACCTCTTGGTAGGGTTTCTTACCTGACAACAAAATATCTACAACACCATAAACAACAGAGTCCTGTTGCGGATAATATTTTGTAATCAGGTGGTCATAGCGTAGGCATAAACGGCGCAACAAAGCATAACATTGAGTCGCATCCTGTTTAATGTCAATCATAAAAATTAGTCGCTGATGCTTCTCTTTAAATAATTGACCATGTGTATCTAGCCATTGCTCCAAGGCTTTAAAATAAAGCGTTTCTATACTAGGTGCTGCACCTAAAAAAAGCCCAATATGGGCTACTTTTAGTTCTTTTCGATAAGGAAAAACATCTATTTCCACGCTAACAAAGCCTTCCTCTAAGGCTTTAGTTAGGGGTGACCAAGGTTTTTCATAATCATTGTGAGCATGACCATTGGGCAAGGGAGTACTAAGTTGTGCTTGAAGCATTCCCCCTCCCCAATTTAATAGCAGTAGAAAAATTATTTTTTGTATCATTGGATATAAACGTATTCATTTTTCACTAAAAATGACCTCTAAGGGTAACAATAACATTCATTCCAGGAGCAGATACTCCTGAGCCATACGGTCTATAATGCCAATCCAATAAATTTTCTAAGCCCAAATTAATAGAGAACAATTTGTGCAGCTTAAAGCTTGCATAAATGTTGATTGTAAACCATGCAGGTGTTCCTTCAGGCAAGGCTTTGTCCAAATTTTCGGCACTATCATTAGAATAGTCGTTTAGTTCTTTGGGACCATTAAAACGAATATTAAAGCGAGTTTGGAATACTTTGCGTTTGTAGCCCAAATCAAACTGACCATAAAAAGGAGGAATATGTGCCAAAGGTTGTGGATCATTGCCTGTTTCTAATTCTCGCCCCTCTGTATAATTAACGCCCATCTTCATAAAGATATTCTCTGTAAACTCTACCTTCAAATTCGCACTAATTCCCCAAATCGAAGCTTGCCCAGCATTAATATTAGCGTAAATATTTCGGAAAGAACCATCATAATACATAGAATCTGCATTGTTTAAGGTAAAAGGTTCTTGTAAGATGGCATCAAATAAATGTGTATAAAAGAAGGTTGTCCCAAACCATACCTTTTTTTCCACCTGTTTTCCAATTGTTGCTTCAAAATTAAACGCTTGTTCTGGTTTTATATTAGGGTTTGGAATCGTAATGTCATCGCCTTTCGCTCTAATTTTTCCATTGTCATCAATATTAGGCGTACGAAAAGAGGTAGAAAAGGCGGTATTAAATTGAAATTGTTTGCCCATATCCCAAGCCAAAGCCAAACTCCCTGTAACAGCATGGTTGGCAGCAGTGATATTACTATAAGGCAATTGATACAAAATCGTATCTAAAAAATTAGCAGAAATATAAGAGAAAGCATAGCGCACTCCTCCTATCAAATTTGCTTTGTTTCCTAGGTTTAATTTATAACTGGCATAAACCCCAGCCGTTGTCATAAAACTTCCTCCGTCAGGATAACGTGTTCCGATTCCTCTATTTGATAAGTTTCCAGTAAGAATGTTTTGGGTTTCAATACTAGAATTAACAATGTTGTGTGTCCCCTCTAATCCATAGAGCAATTTTGATTTTTGTCCTTCTCTTTTTCCAAACTTTTTAATAAAATCGGCATTAAAAGTCATCACATAAACATCTTCTTGTTGCACTCTACGCAAGGGGTCATCAAATTTTCTAGTGATTCGATCTTCATCTATTTTTTGAAAGGCAGCCGTTATATTGGCATTGCTAAACAACAAAATACTATCATTGTCTATCTTGGTTGTAAAAGCAGTAAACAAACGTTGCTGAGGACCATAATACCATTCGGCAAATTTAAAGGTTTGTTCCGTTATTTGTCCATTTGCAATCGTCACATCTCCATCTGTTAATTGGTCGTATCTCGGAATGTTACTAGAAGTTGAATATTGAATATTGACCAAAAATTCCAAACCATCCTTGGGTTTAAAACGCAGTTTTTGGATGGCATCTAATTGCGAATAACGTGTTCCAACTTGCACATTAGGATTCTCATTAATGGCAACAATATCTGCACTATCATTTCTTGTGGCATAAAAGTATCGATTCCAATTTAGGGTCATATTGGGGCTACTTTTGAGCCGTCCTGCTCTCAAATCTTGAAATGCAGAATAGGTTATACTCGTAAAAGAGGCTATTTTTTCGCTCCCTACATTAATATCAACATGTCCCGTAGCTTCTAAGTTAGCTGTCGAAAAACGTGTATACGCATTTGCGCTTAGGGGTTTCATATCTTTAGATCGCAATCTAGGTGTTTTGGTATAATAATGCATAACGCCCCCTAAGGCATCACTACCATACATAACCGAACCAGGACCGTGATGCACCTCTACCCGTTCTATAGCTGCATTATCAATCGTAATAGCATTTTGCAGATGCCCTGCTCTATAAATTGCATTGTTCATTCGAACCCCATCAATCACTAAAAGCACTTTATTGGCTTCAAAACCTCGGATAATTGGGCTTCCTCCCCCCATTTGGCTTTTTTGAACAAAAACATTTCCGCTTTGAGCAAGTACATCAGCTGAAGTTTGAGGATTGTAAATTTCAATATCTTTTTTATCAATTAACGTGACTTGATTGGGAATTTCTGTTAAAGGAATTTTTTCATTGGTCGTTCCCTTTCCGATGACCTCTATCATCGTGATATACCCTGGTTGCAAAGTTACTTGCAAGTTATTAGCCCGAATCGTATGAATACTCAACGTCTGTTCACGATGCTGAATGCTGGCAAAGTGCATTTGATTGTCATAGCCTATATTTCTAAAGATTACCTTGCCATCAATATCTGTTAACTGTTGGCTTGCCGAGTCAAGTTCATAGACATTATCGATCAAGTCAATTACAAAAACGGAAGCATTAATGATTGGGAAACCATCTTCATCAACAACATAAATGGTGTCAATATATTGAGCCTTTGAAGAAAATTGGAGGGCAAAACAAACAAATAAACAAGTAAAAAATCTCAGCATAATAGGTGTTGTAAACAGTTGATAACTCAATTATAAATTAACTTCATTTTGGTGCAATTGGGAAGTAATCTTTTCTTTTAATGGAAGTATTTTAACTCGAGGACCAAACAATCCACTTAGAGTGGTGTATTTTATTGTTTAATTTGGGGCAATTGAATTCGGAAAGTAGTTCCCTCTCCTTCGGTGGATTGCAGCACAAAAATTTTACCATTATGATATTTTTCAACAATTCTTTTGCACAAAGACAAACCAAGCCCCCAGCCTCGTTTTTTGGTAGAATACCCTGGTTGAAAAACGGATTTAAAATTTTTCTTTGGGATTCCTTTTCCACTATCTGAGATGTCAATATAAACAAATTGCTCATTATCTGACACATGAGCCGAAATTTGCCCTTTTCCCTCCATCGCATCTAGCGCATTTTTTAGTAGATTTTCTATCACCCAATCAAATAATAAGGGGTTAATATTAACCATTAAAGGAGGAATTTCATCCTGAATAGGAAAATCAAAGGTAATTTTTCGAGAGGCTCTTTGTTGAACATACTGAAGGTGTTTGTTCAAATTATTATAAATATTAATTGGTTCTAAATCAGGAACAGCACCAATCTTAGAGAATCGATCCGCCACTAATTTCAGCAATTCTACATCTGTGTTCATTTCATCTGCAATCATTAGCAAATTTTCATCTTCCGCATACATCATCTTAATGTTCTCTATCCACCCCATTAATGAGGTTATAGGCGTACCCAATTGATGCGCCGTTTCCTTTGCCATTCCTACCCACACCCGCTCTTGTTCGGCTTGTCGATTAAAACTAAAGGTAAAATAGGACAACATCAACAAAACGCCAAGTATTGCAAACTGAAAATAAGGAAACCATTCTAAGCTTGTAATAAGTGTAGATTGGCGATAGAACAAATAATTCTTATAGGTAGCATCTCCGAGTACTACTGGTGTTTTATGCGTGCTTAAGTACCGAACTTCGCTATTAAAAAAAGCAGTATCCTCCTTTATATCTTTGTCGCCATAGTTCATGGCATCAATAATACGATAATGCTCGTCGGTTAGGATAATTGGTATATCCGAATTGGCTTCAATGATTTTAAAATTCAAATCAAAATCAAATACTTCCGCCTCCTCTGGAGTCGCTTCTAACATCTTTTTTTGCGCTTCAAACCACAATTCAACATTCTTTTGCTCATCCAATTTGAGTTGATAAACTACTGTGTTGGTATAAGAAATGGATGCCACTACTACGATTAAGGCAATTATAATTAAAGCAAAACGCCATTTAGGGCGTTCGTATAACTTAGGTTTTTTCATTGATTACATTAAAACAGGCTTGTAAGTCGTCTTATTTTTTACAAAGGTAAGATTATTATCAACTAAGAAAAAAAATAATCTGGAACTATGCGCTAGAATAAAAGGTTGTTAGGAAAAGTACTATTGCTTCAATCATTTGAATAACTTTGTTTTTTACTTATCTTTGCCCTCTCAAATGCAAGAGTATAATTTATAAGACATCATAAAGTCAGAACGCATAACTTAAAATGAAATCAAACAATTCTACATTTACGGGAATTATGTTATTGATACTGTTGTGGTTAACCTACAGCATCCTAACAGGTCCCACCGAAGAAGAAAGACAACAACAACAAGCTGCCAAACAGGCTCAAATTGATGAGCAATTACGACAAGATAGTTTAGCACAGGTTAAAGCACAGACCGCACAGGCAGCACTTGATAGTGTTCAAAACGATACAACACTTACCGCTGCACAAAAAGACAGCCTACAAATTACCATAAAACAACAACAACTTGGGAATCAATTTGGCATTTTTACGGCTGCTGCTGCTGGAACAGATGGTCAAACGACCTTAGAAAATGACAAATTAAAAATTACGTTCAACAATAAGGGAGGTAAAA from Aureispira anguillae encodes:
- a CDS encoding zinc-dependent metalloprotease yields the protein MKAVLFGILTILCIGKTLQGQVQHSLECGLDLIEGGIVKQRMLDNRATVHPNAIEALQQRRTITWIPVTIRNVGDDNGNGYTSELSIYAMFCDLNNDYASQNIQFYLNSPITYLDLQSIHDNAFSNGAKMAMRNNKVPNTLNIYVGRSVNNPRASFYSGGINDFVFMLNAQVSATTNTCSHEIGHFFTLPHTFYGWENKDYQALYGGTKAPVYIGGKLVEYEARTGPTANCNTAADGFCDTPADYYTTRESCPYSATGLVARDPDSIIISPSDSNLMSYFAYVCRRTFTNDQQNAVLADIISRNWTNFSAPASTATSLSGAQFSPISPLAGQTIAASGGFVTLSWNPVPGATSYYLEIFNTIGGIAANTTSPIAKLTVSGTSYNILVNSLNLNSTYAWRIKPLNDYYTCSDLSTFYMFKFGQLTNLQKLTDNQSKVELAIYPNPASASEITVEVAAANIENGTFKLLAVDGRVLETYPASSIQEGVNQFKLNVASLTRGTYILALSTSTGVYHKKFLIL
- a CDS encoding zinc-dependent metalloprotease — protein: MKKVLISCAIALLCTMFLQAQEQFKCGVGLAEGAMIKQHLMNNRQLYSRQEVAGLMASRTTTYVPITIHNAANTSGEGRTEVDVILNSICGLNAIYADQNIQFYIYGQIINMTSNALDANSNTFQAKLEMQQQKVPNTLNIYIGRSTYYPASGYLSYYDPNGDFVFLQQPMLSSTAKTEAHEIAHYFQIPHTFYGWEGEDAEVLYNGVRAPIMVNGEYTELVTRGAGANCAVAADGFCDTEADYHSTAAIQICNFTPATLDTTGATLDPDEGNIMSYYNDMCQTGFSQEQKTAIAVDVAATTWVSTTPPSSATVTGVASATAPMNNGLASIAGSTLRLDWSNVPGATWYYLEVYGTKLPGFWVPDYTNVIFKGLVTSGNSHYDLSTAGLTVGTHYAWRVKALNQYSTCAAVSAFNKFETNTTTAIKDLSIEKQMNLKVNNNPITATDIPLAIYTAEELVGSIRIYAMNGKEMIAITKQTIHQGDNLIQIPAGDIPNGMYVAVVATERGAVQQKFVIQR
- a CDS encoding zinc-dependent metalloprotease; translation: MNLKKLVLLVTLLTPFLSKAQIPTIPTNNDFKCGINPQTAALIEQRLMDNRQLFTRQEVQDLTSKRSITYIPLTITNVADTSGIGRTSEQTILGFLCGLNAIYADQNVQFFIHGTIRNRESTYIYNNAGTPTARGHMLTYRVPNTLNLIIGSSINNPVASWYDGFGDFVFLLKQMLTSEAKTEAHEIGHFFTLPHTFYGWENKDVEALYGGQNVPQFSWIERADRTGPLANCHTTADKFCDTPADYYSDRKNCPYIPTVSDPNGNAIDPDESNIMSYAFDACVTNFSTEQKNAIAMDIASRTWVTNTPTNTATVTGIPTAVSPLNNGQLGDINNSTVRLEWTPVTGATMYYLEVYTMQFFGLWVPNTNSPIHQGIIYSANPYFDLPTDDLVVGSRYAWRVKALNSVSTCATVSSYSAFEAVTSVATNLKDLPIEKQMTFTVNSNPITTSFIPLSIYSAEEVIGSIRIYGMDGRIALDLTKQLINEGESLVQLPADGLANGMYIAVLFTERGQLQQKIILQR
- a CDS encoding PI-PLC domain-containing protein — encoded protein: MIQKIIFLLLLNWGGGMLQAQLSTPLPNGHAHNDYEKPWSPLTKALEEGFVSVEIDVFPYRKELKVAHIGLFLGAAPSIETLYFKALEQWLDTHGQLFKEKHQRLIFMIDIKQDATQCYALLRRLCLRYDHLITKYYPQQDSVVYGVVDILLSGKKPYQEVLQDSVRYMLIDGGLGDLKDSLRTAQIAPRISIRYGSLFKWRGRGNMPADELKLLRSIVKSVHISRRKLRFWGMPNHNLVWKQLLDEGVDWMNVDDLEKFRRFYEKYKNK
- a CDS encoding TonB-dependent receptor plug domain-containing protein, producing MLRFFTCLFVCFALQFSSKAQYIDTIYVVDEDGFPIINASVFVIDLIDNVYELDSASQQLTDIDGKVIFRNIGYDNQMHFASIQHREQTLSIHTIRANNLQVTLQPGYITMIEVIGKGTTNEKIPLTEIPNQVTLIDKKDIEIYNPQTSADVLAQSGNVFVQKSQMGGGSPIIRGFEANKVLLVIDGVRMNNAIYRAGHLQNAITIDNAAIERVEVHHGPGSVMYGSDALGGVMHYYTKTPRLRSKDMKPLSANAYTRFSTANLEATGHVDINVGSEKIASFTSITYSAFQDLRAGRLKSSPNMTLNWNRYFYATRNDSADIVAINENPNVQVGTRYSQLDAIQKLRFKPKDGLEFLVNIQYSTSSNIPRYDQLTDGDVTIANGQITEQTFKFAEWYYGPQQRLFTAFTTKIDNDSILLFSNANITAAFQKIDEDRITRKFDDPLRRVQQEDVYVMTFNADFIKKFGKREGQKSKLLYGLEGTHNIVNSSIETQNILTGNLSNRGIGTRYPDGGSFMTTAGVYASYKLNLGNKANLIGGVRYAFSYISANFLDTILYQLPYSNITAANHAVTGSLALAWDMGKQFQFNTAFSTSFRTPNIDDNGKIRAKGDDITIPNPNIKPEQAFNFEATIGKQVEKKVWFGTTFFYTHLFDAILQEPFTLNNADSMYYDGSFRNIYANINAGQASIWGISANLKVEFTENIFMKMGVNYTEGRELETGNDPQPLAHIPPFYGQFDLGYKRKVFQTRFNIRFNGPKELNDYSNDSAENLDKALPEGTPAWFTINIYASFKLHKLFSINLGLENLLDWHYRPYGSGVSAPGMNVIVTLRGHF
- a CDS encoding sensor histidine kinase, which encodes MKKPKLYERPKWRFALIIIALIVVVASISYTNTVVYQLKLDEQKNVELWFEAQKKMLEATPEEAEVFDFDLNFKIIEANSDIPIILTDEHYRIIDAMNYGDKDIKEDTAFFNSEVRYLSTHKTPVVLGDATYKNYLFYRQSTLITSLEWFPYFQFAILGVLLMLSYFTFSFNRQAEQERVWVGMAKETAHQLGTPITSLMGWIENIKMMYAEDENLLMIADEMNTDVELLKLVADRFSKIGAVPDLEPINIYNNLNKHLQYVQQRASRKITFDFPIQDEIPPLMVNINPLLFDWVIENLLKNALDAMEGKGQISAHVSDNEQFVYIDISDSGKGIPKKNFKSVFQPGYSTKKRGWGLGLSLCKRIVEKYHNGKIFVLQSTEGEGTTFRIQLPQIKQ